A window of the Deltaproteobacteria bacterium genome harbors these coding sequences:
- a CDS encoding PAS domain-containing sensor histidine kinase, with amino-acid sequence MENAGVPLELQSLEGSAELRAVTDSIRDYAIFLLDPSGRVLTWNTGARQLKGYAPGEIIGQSFHRFYTEEDRLAGRPQRLLRIAATEGRVEDEGWRVRKDGSHFWADVVLSAIFGAHGEVRGYVKVTRDLTDRRRVEEQLKQSEERLRLMIHSVKDYAIFLLDRGGHVVSWNSGAERLKGYSAGEIIGRHFSIFYPRDDVESGRPQRELEIAATTGRFEEEGFRLRKDGSRFWASVVLTAVRTPQGELVGFTKVTRDVTERKRAAQQLEERARQQTAISNLGLHALQTRELDEVVEAALRTIRESLQVEDVRLLRGGQVPSDGSATVAVHGPDRGSEPYGLLTVRASPQLTGNDVIFLEAVANVVASAVARSHVEEQLRDAELEAFEERGRTQQAQTALRERDEFISVAAHELRTPLTALQLKLQGLERGMVRDADKKTERLEGAVRQTERLARLIDRLLDVSRIAQGRLELSPEEFDLSTLVRQVADDFRDPAANARVLLELELPEKAEGTWDRLRIEQILVNLLSNALKYGAGKPVTVKLEVKEDVVRLAIADRGIGIGAQDVNRIFGRFQRAAPTRHYGGMGLGLYITRHIVEAHQGTISVDSAAGEGATFVVELPRFTVPSVAGLHRVPQARM; translated from the coding sequence GTGGAGAATGCCGGCGTGCCTTTAGAACTGCAGTCGCTCGAAGGCTCGGCAGAGTTGCGGGCAGTCACCGATAGCATTCGCGACTACGCCATTTTCCTGCTCGATCCGTCCGGTCGCGTCCTGACCTGGAACACCGGCGCGCGGCAGCTGAAGGGATATGCGCCCGGCGAGATCATCGGACAAAGCTTCCATCGCTTCTACACCGAGGAGGATCGGCTCGCCGGCCGCCCGCAACGGCTGCTGCGGATTGCCGCGACCGAGGGCCGCGTCGAGGACGAGGGTTGGCGCGTGCGCAAGGACGGGTCGCACTTCTGGGCCGACGTCGTGCTGTCCGCCATCTTCGGGGCCCACGGCGAGGTCCGTGGCTATGTCAAGGTCACCCGCGATCTCACGGACCGCCGCCGCGTGGAGGAGCAGCTCAAGCAGAGCGAAGAGCGGCTCCGCCTGATGATCCACAGCGTGAAGGACTACGCGATCTTTCTCCTCGACCGCGGCGGCCACGTTGTGAGCTGGAACAGCGGCGCCGAGCGTCTGAAGGGTTATTCGGCCGGGGAAATCATCGGACGCCACTTCTCCATCTTTTATCCCCGTGACGACGTCGAGTCGGGCAGGCCGCAACGCGAGCTCGAGATCGCAGCGACCACCGGCCGCTTCGAGGAAGAGGGTTTTCGCCTGCGCAAGGACGGCAGTCGCTTCTGGGCCAGCGTGGTGCTCACGGCCGTGCGAACTCCGCAGGGCGAGCTGGTCGGCTTCACCAAGGTGACGCGCGACGTGACCGAGCGCAAGCGCGCGGCTCAGCAGCTGGAGGAGCGCGCACGGCAGCAGACGGCGATTTCGAACCTCGGGCTTCATGCGCTGCAAACGCGAGAGCTCGACGAAGTGGTGGAAGCGGCGCTGCGGACAATCCGCGAGTCCCTCCAGGTCGAAGACGTCCGGCTCCTTCGCGGCGGGCAAGTGCCCTCCGACGGATCGGCGACCGTCGCCGTCCATGGACCCGACCGAGGGTCCGAGCCGTACGGCCTGCTGACGGTGCGCGCCTCGCCGCAACTGACGGGGAACGACGTCATCTTCCTGGAGGCAGTTGCCAACGTGGTCGCCTCGGCCGTGGCTCGCAGCCACGTGGAGGAGCAGCTCCGCGACGCGGAGCTGGAAGCTTTCGAGGAACGGGGCAGGACGCAACAGGCGCAGACTGCGCTGCGCGAGCGCGACGAATTCATCTCCGTCGCCGCGCACGAGCTGCGCACTCCGCTCACCGCCCTGCAGCTCAAGCTGCAGGGGCTGGAGCGCGGCATGGTGCGGGACGCAGACAAGAAAACCGAGCGCCTGGAAGGGGCCGTTCGCCAGACCGAGCGTCTCGCGCGCTTGATCGATCGCCTCCTCGACGTATCGCGGATCGCGCAAGGGCGACTGGAGTTGTCGCCGGAGGAGTTCGATCTGTCCACGCTCGTGCGCCAGGTCGCCGACGACTTCCGGGACCCGGCGGCGAACGCGCGCGTGCTGCTGGAGTTGGAGCTGCCCGAGAAGGCGGAAGGAACCTGGGACCGTCTGCGGATCGAGCAGATCCTCGTCAACCTCTTGTCCAACGCCCTGAAGTACGGAGCGGGCAAACCGGTGACCGTGAAACTGGAGGTCAAGGAGGACGTCGTGCGGCTCGCCATCGCCGATCGGGGAATCGGAATCGGCGCGCAGGACGTCAATCGCATCTTCGGCCGCTTCCAGCGCGCCGCGCCCACTCGTCACTATGGCGGAATGGGTCTGGGGCTCTACATCACCCGGCACATCGTCGAAGCGCACCAGGGAACGATTTCCGTCGACAGCGCCGCGGGCGAGGGCGCCACTTTCGTCGTCGAGCTCCCCCGTTTCACCGTTCCATCGGTGGCGGGCCTGCACCGCGTCCCGCAGGCGCGGATGTGA
- a CDS encoding response regulator, whose product MSASACARTVLIVEDDADTRDAIVEVLTDRNYRALEASNGVDALDELRGAAPRPCVILLDMMMPVMDGKEFRNLQRLDEALREIPVVVLSAHADATGLAEQMEAAGFLRKPVDLVTLLQTVEQFCARD is encoded by the coding sequence GTGAGCGCGTCGGCGTGCGCCAGGACCGTTCTCATCGTCGAGGACGACGCAGACACCCGGGACGCCATCGTCGAGGTGCTGACCGACCGCAACTACCGCGCGCTCGAGGCGTCGAACGGCGTGGATGCGCTCGACGAGCTACGCGGCGCCGCGCCTCGGCCCTGCGTGATCCTGCTCGACATGATGATGCCGGTGATGGACGGCAAGGAATTCCGCAACTTGCAGCGGCTCGACGAAGCGCTTCGTGAGATCCCGGTGGTAGTCCTGAGCGCTCACGCAGACGCGACCGGCCTTGCCGAGCAGATGGAGGCGGCGGGATTCCTGAGGAAGCCGGTCGACCTGGTCACGCTGTTGCAGACCGTCGAGCAGTTCTGCGCTCGCGATTGA
- the ychF gene encoding redox-regulated ATPase YchF: MRAGLAGFSRSGKTTLFNALTGLKRGPEAKLHLGAIKVPDGRLDRLSAMFKPRKTTPAEVLLADLPGPRSKGVSLEAEALQALREVDALCLVIRAFEADADALRDLRDYDSELILSDLQVAEKRLQRLRQERNSGGETQELQRVARHLEGGASLRTLTMSDAEEQALAHFGFLSRRPLLVVVNVPESEAAAEVPGALREAAAALGAEAIALSAEVEAEIAELPADEQPDYLGSLGLTETARARFLRAVYALLHQISFFTVGEDEVRAWTVRKGDRAVRAAGKIHSDLEKNFVRAEVVHYEDFIAAGSEHRARETGKLRLEGKDYVVQDGDILHVRAGGAKR, translated from the coding sequence ATGCGCGCTGGTCTCGCGGGATTTTCGAGGTCGGGCAAGACTACCCTCTTCAATGCGCTCACCGGCCTCAAACGAGGACCGGAAGCCAAGCTGCACCTCGGCGCCATCAAGGTCCCGGATGGGCGTCTCGACCGGCTCAGCGCGATGTTCAAGCCACGCAAGACGACGCCCGCCGAGGTGCTGCTCGCCGACCTGCCCGGACCGCGGAGCAAGGGAGTGTCGCTCGAGGCGGAAGCCCTGCAGGCGCTGCGCGAGGTCGACGCGCTCTGCCTCGTGATCAGGGCTTTCGAGGCGGATGCCGATGCGCTCCGCGATCTGCGCGACTACGACTCCGAGCTGATCCTCTCCGACCTGCAGGTGGCGGAGAAGCGCCTCCAGCGCCTGCGGCAGGAGAGAAACTCCGGAGGCGAGACGCAGGAGCTGCAGCGGGTGGCCCGGCACCTGGAAGGGGGCGCCTCGCTGCGGACCCTGACGATGAGCGACGCGGAGGAACAAGCGCTCGCCCATTTCGGATTTCTCTCCCGCAGGCCGCTTCTCGTGGTCGTCAACGTGCCGGAATCGGAAGCGGCGGCGGAGGTGCCGGGCGCCCTTCGGGAAGCGGCCGCGGCGCTGGGCGCAGAAGCGATTGCGCTCTCCGCCGAGGTGGAGGCGGAGATCGCCGAGCTGCCCGCCGACGAGCAGCCCGATTACCTCGGCTCGCTGGGCCTGACCGAGACCGCGCGCGCGCGGTTCCTCCGCGCCGTCTATGCGCTGCTGCACCAGATCTCCTTCTTCACCGTCGGGGAGGACGAAGTGCGCGCCTGGACCGTGCGCAAGGGCGATCGCGCGGTGCGGGCGGCGGGAAAGATCCATTCCGACCTGGAGAAGAACTTCGTGCGGGCCGAAGTGGTTCACTACGAGGACTTCATCGCCGCCGGCAGCGAGCATCGGGCCCGCGAGACGGGGAAGCTGCGCCTCGAGGGGAAAGACTACGTGGTGCAGGATGGCGACATCCTGCACGTCCGCGCCGGCGGTGCGAAGCGGTAA
- a CDS encoding TerC family protein, which yields MELFGMETVGSPALWLGFIALVLGMLALDLGIFHRKAHAVSLKEAGVWSVVWVGLAALFAAAVYAWFGPERALEFTTGYLIEKALAIDNIFVFVVIFATFGVAAAYQHRVLFWGIVGALIMRAAFILAGGTFLQRFHWAMYLFGGLLIATGVKLFIDRNKEPHPEQNPVVRTFRKILPVSSENHGPRFTIIKDGRRFATPLFIALITVEVTDVVFAVDSIPAIFAVTTDPFIVFTSNIFAILGMRSLYFLLAGVVTRFRYLTVGLSVVLVFVGAKMVLADVYEVPVVASLAVIAAILAAAVIASLLRSRAVLNRERRTARRSATA from the coding sequence ATGGAACTGTTCGGCATGGAAACCGTGGGCAGCCCGGCCCTGTGGCTCGGGTTCATCGCGCTCGTGCTCGGGATGCTCGCCCTCGATCTCGGCATCTTCCACCGCAAGGCACATGCGGTCTCGCTCAAGGAGGCCGGCGTCTGGAGCGTCGTCTGGGTGGGCCTCGCGGCGTTGTTCGCGGCCGCCGTCTACGCCTGGTTCGGGCCGGAGCGAGCACTGGAGTTCACGACCGGCTACCTCATCGAGAAGGCGCTGGCGATCGACAACATCTTCGTGTTCGTCGTCATCTTCGCGACCTTCGGCGTCGCCGCCGCCTACCAGCACCGCGTGCTCTTCTGGGGCATCGTCGGCGCGCTGATCATGCGCGCGGCCTTCATTCTCGCCGGCGGCACATTCCTGCAGCGGTTCCACTGGGCCATGTACCTGTTCGGTGGGCTGCTGATCGCCACCGGCGTGAAGCTCTTCATCGACAGGAACAAGGAGCCTCACCCCGAGCAAAACCCGGTGGTGCGGACATTCCGGAAGATCCTTCCGGTCAGCAGCGAAAACCATGGGCCGCGCTTCACCATCATCAAGGATGGGCGGCGCTTTGCCACCCCGCTGTTCATCGCGTTGATCACCGTCGAGGTCACGGACGTCGTCTTCGCCGTGGATTCCATCCCGGCGATCTTCGCGGTCACCACCGATCCCTTCATCGTCTTCACCTCGAACATCTTCGCCATCCTCGGGATGCGCTCGCTCTACTTCCTCCTCGCCGGGGTGGTGACCAGGTTCCGGTACCTGACCGTCGGGCTGTCCGTGGTGCTGGTCTTCGTCGGCGCGAAGATGGTCCTCGCCGACGTCTACGAGGTCCCCGTCGTCGCCTCGCTGGCGGTCATCGCCGCCATCCTTGCCGCGGCGGTGATCGCCTCGTTGCTCCGTTCGCGTGCCGTCCTCAATCGCGAGCGCAGAACTGCTCGACGGTCTGCAACAGCGTGA
- the modB gene encoding molybdate ABC transporter permease subunit, with product MSRRAWNLVQIGATALLVTFLLLPVAALALTLGWRDFLAGIRHPLLAPALRLSLTTSSSSLMLVVVLGSLVAWWVARHRGPLARAIETVTQLPAVIPPAVAGVGLLLAFGRRGLVGAFLAREGYGLAFTTPAVVLAEAFVSAPFFIQAAIAAFRRVDENLLIVARTLGATPFRTFVRVALPLSAPTLIAGAAMSWARSLGEFGATLLFAGNLTGRTQTLPLAVYTAMETDLRAAQALALIMVVVAFAVLLVLRRMAREALGA from the coding sequence GTGAGCCGCCGGGCCTGGAACCTCGTCCAGATCGGCGCAACGGCGCTGCTGGTGACCTTCCTTCTCCTGCCGGTCGCGGCGCTCGCCCTGACACTCGGCTGGCGCGACTTCCTCGCCGGCATCCGCCATCCTCTCCTCGCTCCGGCGCTGCGCCTTTCGCTGACGACGAGCAGCAGCAGCCTGATGCTGGTGGTGGTTCTCGGATCCCTGGTGGCGTGGTGGGTGGCGCGGCATCGGGGTCCGCTCGCGAGGGCGATCGAGACAGTGACGCAATTGCCGGCGGTGATCCCGCCTGCCGTGGCGGGCGTCGGGCTCCTGCTCGCGTTCGGGCGCCGCGGGCTGGTCGGAGCCTTCCTCGCGCGCGAAGGTTACGGCCTCGCCTTCACCACTCCGGCGGTGGTGCTCGCGGAGGCGTTCGTCTCGGCTCCCTTTTTCATCCAGGCGGCGATCGCCGCCTTTCGCCGCGTCGACGAAAACCTGCTCATCGTGGCCCGCACCCTGGGCGCGACTCCTTTCCGCACCTTCGTCCGCGTCGCGCTTCCGCTTTCCGCGCCGACGCTGATCGCGGGTGCCGCCATGAGCTGGGCCCGCTCGCTGGGCGAGTTCGGGGCGACCCTTCTCTTCGCCGGCAATCTGACGGGACGCACGCAGACCCTGCCGCTGGCGGTCTACACGGCGATGGAGACCGATCTGCGCGCGGCGCAGGCGCTGGCGCTGATCATGGTCGTGGTCGCATTCGCCGTGCTCCTCGTGCTCCGGCGCATGGCACGCGAGGCCCTCGGTGCTTGA
- a CDS encoding ABC transporter ATP-binding protein has product MLEARVAKRLGTLDLAFELSVGKETLVVAGPNGAGKSSMLRLLLGSIRPDNGRIALDGRTLYAERIDVPPEERHIGYVPQDYALFPHLDGIGNVAFGLAHLPRRERRAHAAAWLERLAASHLAHRRIDALSGGERQRLALARALAREPRALLLDEPFASLDPSARRELRANLRTSLQQWRLPALIVSHDPQDAMLADRVAVVEGGRIVQQGTPEELRRAPASPFVAAFHQRPPID; this is encoded by the coding sequence GTGCTTGAGGCGCGGGTCGCAAAGCGCCTCGGCACGCTCGACCTCGCGTTCGAGCTGTCGGTGGGCAAGGAGACGCTGGTCGTCGCCGGTCCCAACGGAGCCGGAAAGTCGTCCATGCTGCGCCTGCTGTTGGGCTCGATCCGTCCCGACAACGGACGGATCGCGTTGGACGGCAGGACCCTCTACGCGGAGCGCATCGACGTTCCCCCCGAGGAGCGACACATCGGATACGTTCCCCAGGACTACGCGCTGTTTCCGCACCTCGACGGGATCGGAAACGTCGCCTTCGGACTCGCACATCTTCCCCGGCGGGAACGGCGCGCGCACGCCGCGGCCTGGCTCGAGCGCCTCGCAGCCTCCCATCTCGCCCATCGGCGAATCGACGCGCTCTCCGGCGGTGAGCGCCAGCGGCTGGCGCTGGCGCGGGCGCTGGCGCGCGAGCCCCGGGCACTGCTTCTCGACGAGCCGTTCGCTTCGCTGGATCCCTCCGCCCGGCGCGAGCTGCGCGCGAACCTCCGCACGTCGCTGCAGCAGTGGCGCCTGCCGGCGCTGATCGTCTCGCACGATCCACAGGACGCGATGCTCGCCGACCGCGTTGCCGTGGTGGAGGGGGGCCGCATCGTGCAGCAGGGCACGCCGGAAGAGCTTCGCAGAGCGCCTGCGTCGCCGTTCGTGGCCGCCTTTCACCAGCGACCTCCGATCGACTGA